The following are from one region of the Mustela lutreola isolate mMusLut2 chromosome 7, mMusLut2.pri, whole genome shotgun sequence genome:
- the LOC131835220 gene encoding transmembrane protein 202-like, with amino-acid sequence MERRKGHTMAFHSIYSSSILGYPTYRPILPYCMHRFSSLSPYQRQLLEKTQSYIRMFCAGLLGFIFVLLLSLSSLHWVKFMVLKDKKTLFAGLWTVCHHDLCWSHVPKAPYYLQFSRAFFLISALITLTIIMWLSISLIKGPGDKTYIDLGISIFSFISGTCLLLCLILFLMQVKLYSRNVLKPHFLLVYRLNWWSSIFYMIAGFLSGLNYISSRVTPPDQNLLVIPISRTRIGSVATVQLGLTETNIGASTQMSQVLERQSGSVLQSKVHRTGTQTEVGTQTEPVTETKTVAQKVLGTQTESEVWAESRAQTEPEIGNESVIRDALTEFTTEIESIDAVEPRPEVEIIGSVTGDILSSSLEGNGNRMTQVKDCEDRESAEKNKDKTKN; translated from the exons atggaaagaaggaaaggacatACCATGGCCTTCCACAGTATTTACAGTTCCAGCATCCTGGGTTACCCAACATACAGG CCAATTCTCCCCTACTGCATGCACCGCTTCTCTTCTCTGTCACCATACCAGCGACAGCTTCTGGAGAAGACCCAAAGCTACATTCGCATGTTCTGTGCTGGCCTCTTGGGCTTCATCTTTGTCCTGCTGCTGTCCTTGTCCTCTTTACATTGGGTGAAGTTCATGGTATTGAAAGACAAGAAGACACTCTTTGCAGGGCTCTGGACAGTGTGTCACCATGATCTCTGCTGGAGCCATGTGCCAAAGGCACCCT ACTACCTCCAATTCTCCAGGGccttcttcctcatctctgcCCTCATCACCCTCACTATTATTATGTGGCTCAGCATCTCTCTCATCAAAGGGCCAGGAGACAAAACCTACATAGATCTGGGCATATCCATCTTCTCTTTCATCTCAG GCACCTGCCTACTCCTCTGCCTCATCTTGTTCCTGATGCAAGTGAAATTGTACAGTAGGAACGTCTTGAAGCCCCATTTCCTATTAGTCTACCGCCTCAATTGGTGGAGCAGTATCTTCTACATGATAGCTG ggTTCCTCTCTGGACTCAATTATATAAGTTCCCGAGTTACCCCTCCAGATCAAAATCTCCTTGTGATCCCTATTTCAAGAACAAGGATAGGAAGTGTAGCCACAGTACAGCTGGGGCTAACTGAAACAAATATAGGTGCTTCTACACAGATGAGCCAGGTACTAGAAAGACAGTCAGGTTCAGTGTTACAATCAAAGGTCCATAGAACGGGGACTCAAACAGAGGTAGGGACCCAGACAGAGCCAgtgacagagacaaagacagtAGCCCAAAAAGTGCTAGGAACTCAGACCGAATCAGAGGTTTGGGCTGAGTCAAGGGCCCAGACAGAGCCAGAGATAGGAAATGAATCAGTAATAAGAGATGCGTTGACAGAGTTCACTACTGAGATAGAATCAATTGACGCAGTAGAGCCAAGACCTGAGGTGGAGATAATTGGGAGTGTGACTGGTGATATTCTAAGCAGTAGCCTTGAGGGTAATGGAAACAGAATGACCCAAGTCAAGGATTGTGAGGACAGAGAGTCAGCTGAGAAAAATAAGGATAAGACAAAAAATTAA